One part of the Glycine soja cultivar W05 chromosome 11, ASM419377v2, whole genome shotgun sequence genome encodes these proteins:
- the LOC114374642 gene encoding mitochondrial fission protein ELM1-like has product MRRIQLPEPPCPTSRSGTPDIFESGVHTFVRRAIVIGNGFAASENQSVGLVRALGLSDKHVLYRVTRPKGGINEWLQWLPVSLHKKIDYIVRMICGYSQLMLKSQEKKLVPLPSENGVGAGLLAVLEADVKEIVSFARETYEKEGPLLVVACGRDTISTASSIKRLASENAFVVQIQNPRLHLNRFDMVITPKHDYYPLTPEGQKQVPWFLRSWITPRDPPDCHVVLTMGALHQIDFSSIRSVAASWHDEFAHVPRPLLVVNIGGPTRNCRYGVDLAKQLAASLLSVLASCGSVRISFSERTPQKVSNIIVKELGSNPKVYIWDGQGHNRHMGHLAWADAFVVTADSVSMISEACSTGKPVYVLGAEHCKWKFTEFHKSLREQGVVRPFTGSEDISESWSYPPLTDTADAAKKVHEALAARGWKLKV; this is encoded by the exons ATGAGACGAATTCAGCTTCCGGAGCCGCCGTGCCCTACCTCCCGGAGTGGCACTCCGGACATTTTCGAATCCGGAGTTCACACGTTCGTGCGACGCGCCATCGTAATCGGCAACGGTTTCGCCGCATCGGAGAATCAGAGCGTCGGATTGGTTCGCGCCCTTGGCCTCTCCGATAAGCACGTCTTATAT CGTGTTACCAGGCCAAAAGGGGGAATTAATGAGTGGCTTCAATGGCTTCCAGTTTCTctccataaaaaaatagattatataGTAAGAATGATTTGCGGTTATTCTCAGCTTATGTTGAAATCTCAGGAAAAGAAGCTTGTGCCTTTACCTTCAGAAAATGGTGTCGGTGCAGGCTTGTTAGCTGTCTTAGAAGCTGATGTAAAGGAGATAGTTAGTTTTGCTCGTGAAACTTATGAGAA GGAGGGACCATTGTTGGTTGTCGCGTGTGGAAGAGATACCATTTCTACTGCAAGTTCCATAAAACGTTTAGCATCTGAGAATGCTTTTGTTGTTCAG ATACAAAATCCAAGATTGCATCTGAATAGGTTTGACATGGTGATTACACCTAAGCATGATTATTATCCTTTAACTCCAGAAGGACAGAAACAGGTTCCTTGGTTTCTTCGAAGTTGGATAACTCCACGTGATCCTCCAGATTGTCATGTG GTTCTGACCATGGGGGCGCTACATCAAATAGATTTCAGTTCAATACGTAGTGTTGCTGCTTCTTGGCATGATGAGTTTGCACATGTTCCCAGGCCCTTGCTTGTGGTCAACATCGGAGGACCAACAA GAAACTGTCGATATGGTGTAGACCTTGCCAAGCAGTTAGCAGCTTCTTTGCTCAGTGTTCTTGCTAGTTGTGGGAGTGTTAGGATATCCTTTTCGGAGAGGACTCCACAGAAG GTGTCCAATATTATAGTGAAAGAACTTGGGAGTAATCCAAAAGTTTATATTTGGGATGGGCAAG GACATAACCGGCACATGGGCCATTTAGCTTGGGCCGATGCATTTGTTGTCACAGCAGATTCAGTTAGCATGATAAGTGAAGCATGCAGCACTGG GAAGCCTGTTTATGTTCTGGGAGCTGAGCATTGCAAATGGAAGTTCACTGAATTCCACAAATCATTGAGAGAGCAGGGAGTTGTTCGGCCTTTTACAGGTTCTGAGGAT ATATCAGAAAGTTGGAGTTATCCACCCCTTACCGATACTGCTGATGCTGCTAAAAAGGTTCATGAAGCACTTGCTGCCCGAGGGTGGAAACTGAAGGTATAG